Proteins encoded within one genomic window of Episyrphus balteatus chromosome 1, idEpiBalt1.1, whole genome shotgun sequence:
- the LOC129921334 gene encoding peptidyl-tRNA hydrolase 2, mitochondrial translates to MLTKVFRLLSNVTRRQNKLALLVRADIKMSKGKTAAQCSHASILCYQRSQKVNASALESWCIWGQPKIVLKVDSLEEILQIRDEAHKANVVAEIVKDAGRTQLEPGTATVLGIGPDEGEKIDKLVRHLKLL, encoded by the coding sequence ATGCTAACAAAAGTATTCCGTCTTCTCTCAAATGTAACTCGACGCCAAAACAAATTAGCTCTACTCGTTCGAGCTGACATCAAAATGTCCAAGGGTAAAACTGCAGCTCAGTGCTCACATGCATCCATATTGTGCTATCAACGTTCACAGAAAGTCAATGCTAGTGCATTGGAATCATGGTGTATTTGGGGTCAGCCAAAAATCGTGCTGAAAGTTGATTCTTTGGAAGAAATATTACAGATTCGTGATGAGGCACATAAAGCGAATGTGGTGGCGGAAATTGTTAAAGATGCTGGACGAACACAACTTGAACCAGGAACGGCTACTGTTTTGGGAATTGGGCCGGATGAGGGGGAGAAGATTGATAAATTAGTGAGGCATTTAAAATTGTTGTGA
- the LOC129921332 gene encoding proton-coupled amino acid transporter-like protein pathetic — MTERQPLLQLQEQPDHEQGRIIARPDLRNSPDNGLVDVQSDNSLDSLEKQTKNDYLPSEHRTNEHPTSNLDTLVHLLKGNIGTGILAMPDAFKNAGLYIGLVGTLIMGAICTHCMHMLVKCSHELCMRLQVPALSFPEVAAASFDTGPLALRRYSKAATKTITTFLCVTQFGFCCVYFLFVALNVQEVVSHYFVKLDVRIYLMILLIPMILINMVKNLKFITPMSLFASILTVTGLGITFYYMLDNLPHVDTVSHVGSWSTLPLYFGTAIYAFEGIGVVLPLENNMANPQDFGGTTGVLNTGMVTVASAYTAVGFFGYLKYGDKVEGSVTLNLPPDEILSQVVRLAMAVAIFFSYTLQFYVPVNIIEPTVRDHFETERGKELAANGLRIMMVTFTFVLAACIPNLGPIISLVGAVSSSIVALIAPPIIEMITFWPVGYGRYNWMLWKDIAILIFGLLGFVFGTYTSVAQILNPPVNI; from the coding sequence ATGACAGAACGACAACCACTTTTACAATTACAAGAACAACCCGACCATGAACAAGGTCGAATCATTGCTCGACCCGATCTCCGAAACTCACCCGACAATGGCCTAGTCGATGTCCAAAGTGACAATAGTCTCGACTCActcgaaaaacaaacaaaaaacgattACCTTCCATCAGAACATCGCACAAATGAACATCCAACTTCTAATCTAGACACTTTAGTACATTTGCTAAAAGGTAACATTGGAACAGGCATTTTAGCTATGCCAGATGCATTTAAAAATGCTGGTTTATATATTGGTTTAGTGGGCACACTTATTATGGGCGCAATATGTACACATTGCATGCATATGCTGGTCAAGTGTTCACATGAACTTTGTATGCGTCTGCAAGTGCCAGCGCTAAGCTTCCCAGAAGTCGCTGCAGCTAGTTTTGATACTGGCCCGTTAGCTTTGAGAAGATACTCAAAAGCAGCCACTAAAACTATAACGACTTTTCTTTGTGTCACACAATTTGGTTTTTGTTGtgtgtattttctttttgttgcttTGAATGTCCAAGAAGTTGTCTCACATTATTTTGTTAAACTCGATGTGAGAATATATTTAATGATTCTATTGATTCCaatgattttgattaatatGGTTAAGAATTTGAAATTCATTACGCCAATGTCTCTATTCGCTTCCATTCTTACTGTCACTGGTTTGGGAATCACCTTCTATTATATGTTGGATAATCTTCCTCATGTGGATACTGTGAGTCATGTTGGATCATGGTCAACTTTGCCACTTTACTTTGGAACAGCTATATACGCCTTTGAAGGCATTGGAGTAGTATTGCCACTAGAAAACAATATGGCAAATCCTCAGGACTTTGGTGGGACTACGGGAGTCCTTAATACAGGAATGGTAACAGTTGCCTCCGCCTACACAGCTGTAGGATTCTTTGGCTACTTGAAATACGGTGATAAAGTTGAAGGAAGTGTCACTTTGAATCTTCCTCCAGATGAGATTCTATCACAAGTTGTTCGTTTGGCAATGGCTGTGGCAATATTCTTCTCGTACACTCTACAGTTTTATGTCCCAGTTAATATAATTGAACCAACAGTTCGAGATCATTTTGAAACTGAGCGAGGCAAAGAATTAGCTGCTAATGGACTTCGTATTATGATGGTTACATTTACATTTGTCTTGGCTGCATGTATACCAAATCTTGGACCGATTATATCACTTGTGGGTGCTGTTTCAAGTTCAATAGTTGCATTAATTGCTCCACCTATAATTGAAATGATAACATTTTGGCCAGTTGGATATGGACGTTATAATTGGATGCTGTGGAAGGATATTGCTATATTGATATTTGGTTTGTTGGGATTTGTATTTGGTACTTATACGAGTGTTGCACAAATTCTTAATCCACCAGTTaatatttaa